The following is a genomic window from Sulfitobacter pontiacus.
AGGGCGGGTTCTGCACATAGGTCGAGGTTGGTGGCCAGTCATAAGTCTTGGCGTCGGTGGTTTCGACGGACTGCCACTTTTCGTCGCCCTTGAAGACGTCGGCATATTTTTCCTGGAAGGCTTCGCGGGTCACGGTCTGCTCGACCAGATCAGCGACTTCCTTGGATGTTGGCCAGATGTCTTTCAGATAGACGTCGTTGCCGTCCTTGTCCTGACCCAGCGGGCTGTTGGCCAGATCGACGTTCATGTCACCGACCAGCGCGTATGCCACGACCAGGGGAGGCGACGCCAGATAGTTGGCGCGCACGTCAGGCGAAATCCGCCCTTCAAAGTTCCGGTTACCCGAGAGGATGGATGTCCCGATCAGGTCGTAGTCGTTGATCGCCTTGCTGATCGGTGCTTCGAGCGGGCCGGAGTTACCGATACAGGTGGTGCAGCCATACCCGACGAGGTTGAAGCCGATGGCATCCAGATCCTCTTGCAGGTTTGCGGCCTCAAGATAGGCGGACACAACCTGGCTACCGGGCGCGAGCGACGTCTTGACCCAAGGCTTGCGTGTCAGGCCCAAGGCGCGTGCCTTGCGTGCAACCAGACCGGCACCGATCATCACATAGGGGTTGGATGTGTTGGTGCACGATGTGATCGACGCAATGACGATGGACCCGTCATGCAGCTGGTAGTTGCCATCTTCGGTCTGGACGTAGCCACGCTTGTGGTTGCCCTCGTCACCGGGGATGTCTTGAGGCTCGGGCTGGCCGCCCTCACCTTCCCAGCGGACTTCGGCGTTGGCTGTGGTGTCTTTACCTTCGCGCACGCCCTTCACGTATTCTGCAAATGCAGTATGTGCCGAGGTCAGAGCGATGTAGTCTTGCGGACGCTTCGGACCCGAGATCGCTGGCACGATGGTGCCCATGTCGAGCGACAGTGTGTCGGTGTAAACTGGCGCATAATCATCGCCGCGCCACATGCCGTTTTCCTTGGCATAGGCTTCGACCAGCGCGATGCGGTCTTCATCACGGCCGGTGGTGCGCATGTAACGCAGGGTTTCGGCGTCGATCGGGAAGAAGCCACAGGTCGCACCGTATTCGGGGGCCATGTTGGCAATTGTCGCGCGGTCCGCCAGAGGCAGGCTATCAAGGCCGGCACCGTAGAATTCAACGAATTTACCAACCACGCCCTTTTCGCGCAGCATTTCGACCACTTTCAGCACCAGATCGGTCCCCGTGGTGCCTTCCATCATGGCACCGGTCAGCTCAAAGCCGATCACCTCGGGGATCAACATCGAAATCGGCTGACCCAGCATCGCGGCTTCGGCCTCGATCCCGCCAACGCCCCAGCCCAGAACGGCCATGCCGTTTACCATTGTGGTGTGGCTGTCGGTCCCGACGAGCGTGTCAGGATATGCGACTTCGACGCCGTCCTGATCCTTGTCGGTCCAGACGGTCTGCGCCAGATATTCAAGGTTCACCTGGTGGCAGATGCCGGTGCCGGGGGGTACAACGCGGAAGTTGTTAAACGCCTTCTGACCCCATTTCAGGAAGGTGTAGCGTTCGATGTTGCGCTCGTATTCGCGGTCAACGTTCATCTGGAACGCGCGCGGGTTGCCGAACTCGTCGATCATGACCGAGTGGTCGATGACAAGATCAACAGGGTTCAGCGGGTTAATCTTGTCGGCATCGCCACCCAAGGCAACCAGCCCGTCGCGCATCGCCGCAAGGTCGACAACTGCGGGAACGCCGGTGAAATCCTGCATCAACACGCGTGCGGGACGGTAAGCGATCTCGCGCGGGTTCTGGCCGCCCTTGGCACCCCATTCGGCGAAGGCCTTGATGTCATCGACGGTGACAGTTTTGCCATCTTCGAAACGCAGCATGTTCTCAAGCACCACCTTAAGCGCGGCTGGCAAGTTAGAGAAATCACCCAGACCGGCTTCCTGCGCTGCAGGAATCGAATAATAAGCGATGGATTGGCTGCCCGAAGATAGAGTTTTGCGGGTTTTGGCGGTGTCCTGGCCAACGAAGATGGTCATGGATGGCTCCCTTTATGGGTTAAAAAAGGTCGGTGACTTGGGGCCTAAATGCCTTATTGCGCGGGTCGTTTCAACTGCAAACACGCGCTTCTGGCGCTTTTGTATACCGTTGTGTACTGGATTGAGGCATTTCATACGCAATCCCGTGACGTTACAGCGCCTCAACAAAGGTTGAGTGGTAATTACAACGGGTGCAGTCTACGAATTGTGCATCCAAACCGAAAGTACCCTGCGATGCCCCGCCTGTTTACGTCCCTGATTGCCGCTGGCCTGCTGTCCATAGCGCCCGCCTTTGCTCAGGATCGCCCCGTTGTCGTCGAACTCTATACCTCGCAAGGGTGCTCTTCCTGCCCTCCTGCTGACGAGATGTTTGCCGAGCTGTCCAAACGGGACGACGTGATCGCGCTGGCGTTGCATGTGGATTATTGGGACTATATCGGCTGGCAAGACCCCTTTGGTGCGCCCGAGCACGCCGAACGCCAGCGCGCCTACGCGCTGACCGGTGGGCGGACGTCGATTTACACGCCCGAGATGATCGTCAACGGCCAGTCCGATGTGGTCGGCGCCAAACCCATGAAGTTGATGGAGGCGATCAACAAGCACAAAGAAGACGCTCCGCAGGTCGACCTATCTATCGCACGCGACGGGGAAACCCTGCGCATCAACGCGCATACGGTATCGGGTGCCGCCGGACCGTTTGACGTGCACATGTTGCGCTATCACCCGATGGCGGTCACGCAGGTCAAACGCGGCGAAAACGCGGGCCACACGTTCGAGAATTATAACATCGTCGAAGGCTGGCAGACGGTTGATCAATGGGACGGGCAAGCGCCGCTATCGCTCTCTGCCGCCATCACCGGCGATATGCCGGTGGTTGTGCTGGTGCAGCGCAGCAACGCGGGGCCGATTGTGGCAGCGGCGCGGATCAAATAGTCGTTCAAAATACCTAGATGTTTAGGCATTAATTGTCGTGGATGCGCCAGCGACGATGGACCCAGAACCATTGCCCGGGATCCGCTTCGACCCGTGCGGTAAGACTGTCATTCAAAGCCTGCGTCATCGTGACAGCATCGCTGTGTGGCACAGGGGCCTCCAGCACCGTGTCGAATGACACCCCATCAGCCTGTCGAATGCCGTAGAACGGGATCAACAGCGCGTCATAGCGCAGTGCCAGCTCGGCGGCAGAAAGCGCTGTATTGGCAGGTTGCCCCAAGAAATCGAGCGCTGGCGCGCCAAAGACGTGTTGATCAAACAGCAGTACCAGCTGCCCGCCGTCTTTTAGATGCCGTACGAAACCCGCCGTGCCGCGCCGGCCTTGCGGGAAGACAGGGCCGCCGAAAGCCTCCATCGTTTGGACGTAATGCGCGTTGAAATAAGGGTTCTTCATGTTGCGGTAGAGCCCGCCGATGTCATACCCCCGCGCCACAAGACAGGCACGCATCGCTTCGTAGTTGCCATGGTGGCCCGTCACCAGAATGACCGGCTTGCCTTGTTCTGCCGCTTTTTCCAGCGCCGCGACGCCTGCGCCGGTCGGCGTATTCTTTGCCATACGCTTGGGGAAGTCGCGCGCCGAATAGTTTTCGATAAAGCTGCGCCCCACATTGTTAAGGCACTTTGAGGCAATTTCTGCGCGCCGTTCTTGCGGCATCTGCGGCCAGATCATCGCAAGATTTTCAAGCGCCCGCGCCCGATATCCCGCGACCGGACCGATCACATGTTGAACGACCCAGCCGACGAAGGCTATGCGCGCTTTATAGGGCAGCACCAAAGCCAGCCGAATAAGGCCGACGATAAAGGCATTGGTCAGGTAGTGCCCTGCACGTCGGCTAAATCGAACTTTCTTGGGATATTTGGGACTGGCCATGCGCATCTGCCTGCAAGGAAAAGCGCCCCTAAGGGGCGGGGCCTGCCGTTCATACCGCGCAGGGCCCCGCGCAACAAGCGTGTTTCACCCGGGCGGCGATGCGCCACCGGATGTAACAGCGGCTGGTTAATAGCTAAACGTCTGACCGGTTGCGATCGCTGTCCGCAAGGAGGTTTCGGCCCATGTCCCTGCCCCGCCATGCGCGCGAATGGCACGAAGTTCGGCCAAAGCTTCGGGGATATCGCCCTGCTCTACCAAAGCTTGCCCGCGATAGGACCGCGCGAGAACATTCGCAGGGTTGGCTGCCAGCGCACGCGCATAGAACGCCATTCCGCCAGCTTGGTCGCCCATTTTGCGCGTCGTGAACCCCATGTAGGTCAAGCGACGATCGTCATGCTCAGGCATAGCGGCAAGAACGATCTGCGCATCCGAGTATTCGCCTGCATAGGCCAGTTCACGAACAGTTTGATAAAGGTCATCCGGTGTTAACCGGCTATCCTTTGCATCGATACAGGTCTTTGACTTCTTGTCATACACCTGCCCGTCTTCGCATTTCACAACGGGCTTCGGTGGGGACGTATCATTGGAGCCAGCGGCAAAGGCCGCGAAAGGAATAGCCAATGACAGGATGGACGCAAACACAACACGCATACTCAAACACTCCTGAACTAAATACACGGCTGATGTTAGACGATCCACGCCATAGGTAAAGCACTAGGTTCCACCCTAACGTCACGATATGGCGCGAGATAGGGCATTAATACGTAGTTTTTGAATCAAAAAGGCTGCACCGCCGTCAAGCGATGCAGCCCTAAATGCCTGCGCGTGTATCAGTCCTTGAAGACGCGCTTAAAGATCGTATCAACATGTTTGGTGTGGTAGCCCAGATCAAATTTTTCCTCGATCTCTTCTGCACTTAGTGCGGCGAGGACTTCTTCGTCAGCCAGCAGCTCGGTCTTGAAATCCTTGCCGTCTTCCCAGACCTTCATGGCGTTGCGCTGAACCAGCTTGTAGCTGTCTTCGCGGCTCACGCCGGCCTGCGTGAGCGCGAGCAAGACACGTTGCGACATCACAAGACCGCTAAACTTGTTCATATTTGCGAGCATGTTGTCAGGATAAATCAGCATATTGTCGATGACGCCGGTCAAACGGTGCAGCGCGAAGTCAAGGGTGATGGTGGTGTCGGGGCCGATCGCACGCTCAACGCTGGAGTGGGAGATATCGCGTTCATGCCACATGGTGACATTTTCCATCGCTGGAATCACAGCCATCCGAATTGT
Proteins encoded in this region:
- the acnA gene encoding aconitate hydratase AcnA; translated protein: MTIFVGQDTAKTRKTLSSGSQSIAYYSIPAAQEAGLGDFSNLPAALKVVLENMLRFEDGKTVTVDDIKAFAEWGAKGGQNPREIAYRPARVLMQDFTGVPAVVDLAAMRDGLVALGGDADKINPLNPVDLVIDHSVMIDEFGNPRAFQMNVDREYERNIERYTFLKWGQKAFNNFRVVPPGTGICHQVNLEYLAQTVWTDKDQDGVEVAYPDTLVGTDSHTTMVNGMAVLGWGVGGIEAEAAMLGQPISMLIPEVIGFELTGAMMEGTTGTDLVLKVVEMLREKGVVGKFVEFYGAGLDSLPLADRATIANMAPEYGATCGFFPIDAETLRYMRTTGRDEDRIALVEAYAKENGMWRGDDYAPVYTDTLSLDMGTIVPAISGPKRPQDYIALTSAHTAFAEYVKGVREGKDTTANAEVRWEGEGGQPEPQDIPGDEGNHKRGYVQTEDGNYQLHDGSIVIASITSCTNTSNPYVMIGAGLVARKARALGLTRKPWVKTSLAPGSQVVSAYLEAANLQEDLDAIGFNLVGYGCTTCIGNSGPLEAPISKAINDYDLIGTSILSGNRNFEGRISPDVRANYLASPPLVVAYALVGDMNVDLANSPLGQDKDGNDVYLKDIWPTSKEVADLVEQTVTREAFQEKYADVFKGDEKWQSVETTDAKTYDWPPTSTYVQNPPYFQGMSPEPGVITNIENAKVLAVLGDMITTDHISPAGSFKETTPAGQYLVERQVPVREFNSYGSRRGNHEVMMRGTFANIRIKNEMLDGVEGGYTKGPDGEQTSIFDAAMAHQENGTPLVIFGGEQYGAGSSRDWAAKGTALLGVKAVIAENFERIHRSNLVGMGVIPFEFTNGDTRKSLGLTGEETVSISGLDTIKPLQEVPCTITMADGSVKEIMIKCRIDTAIEIEYIEHGGVLHYVLRNLAKSA
- a CDS encoding thioredoxin family protein translates to MPRLFTSLIAAGLLSIAPAFAQDRPVVVELYTSQGCSSCPPADEMFAELSKRDDVIALALHVDYWDYIGWQDPFGAPEHAERQRAYALTGGRTSIYTPEMIVNGQSDVVGAKPMKLMEAINKHKEDAPQVDLSIARDGETLRINAHTVSGAAGPFDVHMLRYHPMAVTQVKRGENAGHTFENYNIVEGWQTVDQWDGQAPLSLSAAITGDMPVVVLVQRSNAGPIVAAARIK
- a CDS encoding lysophospholipid acyltransferase family protein, with translation MASPKYPKKVRFSRRAGHYLTNAFIVGLIRLALVLPYKARIAFVGWVVQHVIGPVAGYRARALENLAMIWPQMPQERRAEIASKCLNNVGRSFIENYSARDFPKRMAKNTPTGAGVAALEKAAEQGKPVILVTGHHGNYEAMRACLVARGYDIGGLYRNMKNPYFNAHYVQTMEAFGGPVFPQGRRGTAGFVRHLKDGGQLVLLFDQHVFGAPALDFLGQPANTALSAAELALRYDALLIPFYGIRQADGVSFDTVLEAPVPHSDAVTMTQALNDSLTARVEADPGQWFWVHRRWRIHDN
- a CDS encoding tetratricopeptide repeat protein, yielding MRVVFASILSLAIPFAAFAAGSNDTSPPKPVVKCEDGQVYDKKSKTCIDAKDSRLTPDDLYQTVRELAYAGEYSDAQIVLAAMPEHDDRRLTYMGFTTRKMGDQAGGMAFYARALAANPANVLARSYRGQALVEQGDIPEALAELRAIRAHGGAGTWAETSLRTAIATGQTFSY